The Pseudoalteromonas marina genome contains a region encoding:
- a CDS encoding DUF885 domain-containing protein has product MTNNLLLKPIRNTLISMTLLCTLSACQTTNYNADSQFTAVADSIVDYRQSSSPYGNIEGVNGYLLANLSPEFLEQQYNKKTQFLAELDALDAASLSDENQINFSIIRAQVQNSVDEYVFNTHYMPLTSEYGFHSGLSYIVNSSQYKTLQNYQTYLARLAQVPRFFEQNIYWMKKGLETGLTQPKAVLEGYEESISAYIVEDVTTSEFYKPFLKNNAGLPESEFKSLQQQAQSVIKDKVIESYKNYLAFFTQEYRPGARTSIGISNTPNGESFYKNRAKYYTTTEMTPKEIHELGLKEVARIRGEMEAIIKEVEFEGTFAEFIHFLRTDPQFYATTPEELLKEAAYIAKKMDAQLPKLFHTLPRKPYGVAPVPASIAPKYTTGRYSGSNRDDEAGYYWVNTYALDKRPLYVLEALTLHEAVPGHHLQISLNAELETLPRYRRDAYLSAFGEGWGLYSEYLGIEAGFYQSPYSRFGRLTYEMWRAARLVVDTGMHMYGWSRERAMQFMSENTALSLHNVKTETDRYITWPGQALSYKIGELTIKRLRKEAEQALGQSFDIREFHHQVLRHGSVPLSVLEAQVRLYINEELAKQKS; this is encoded by the coding sequence ATGACGAATAATTTATTACTTAAGCCAATCCGCAATACACTTATCAGCATGACGCTTTTATGTACTTTAAGTGCCTGTCAAACCACAAACTATAACGCCGATAGTCAGTTTACAGCGGTTGCAGATAGCATTGTTGATTACCGACAAAGTTCCAGCCCTTACGGCAACATTGAGGGTGTTAATGGTTATTTGTTAGCGAATCTATCGCCTGAGTTTTTAGAGCAGCAATACAATAAAAAAACTCAGTTCTTGGCTGAGCTAGACGCCTTAGATGCAGCGTCCCTGAGTGATGAAAACCAAATAAACTTCAGTATTATTCGTGCTCAAGTACAAAACAGCGTTGACGAATATGTATTTAATACTCATTACATGCCGCTAACTTCTGAGTACGGTTTTCATTCTGGCTTATCGTATATTGTAAACAGCAGCCAATATAAAACACTGCAAAATTATCAAACCTATTTAGCACGTTTGGCTCAGGTCCCTCGCTTTTTTGAACAAAATATTTATTGGATGAAAAAAGGTCTTGAAACAGGTTTAACGCAACCTAAAGCGGTGCTTGAAGGGTACGAAGAATCAATATCAGCCTATATAGTTGAGGATGTTACAACGTCTGAATTTTATAAACCTTTTTTAAAAAATAACGCAGGCTTGCCAGAGAGTGAGTTTAAATCACTTCAGCAGCAGGCGCAGTCTGTAATAAAAGATAAAGTAATTGAATCATATAAAAATTATTTAGCTTTTTTTACACAGGAGTATCGCCCTGGTGCGCGCACTTCGATAGGTATTTCAAATACGCCAAACGGCGAATCGTTTTATAAAAATAGAGCTAAATATTACACCACTACCGAGATGACCCCTAAAGAGATACACGAGCTGGGGTTAAAAGAAGTTGCACGCATTCGCGGCGAAATGGAAGCCATTATAAAAGAAGTCGAGTTTGAGGGAACATTTGCAGAGTTCATTCACTTTTTACGAACCGATCCGCAATTTTATGCAACCACACCGGAGGAGCTACTTAAAGAGGCAGCATATATAGCAAAAAAAATGGACGCACAACTGCCTAAGCTGTTTCATACCTTGCCTCGTAAACCGTATGGTGTTGCGCCGGTACCCGCGAGCATAGCGCCCAAATACACAACGGGTCGCTACTCAGGTTCAAATAGAGATGATGAGGCGGGCTATTATTGGGTGAATACGTACGCACTTGATAAACGCCCACTGTATGTATTAGAAGCGCTCACTTTGCACGAAGCGGTACCGGGTCATCATTTACAAATATCATTAAATGCAGAATTAGAAACCTTGCCACGTTATCGTCGAGATGCGTATTTATCGGCATTCGGTGAAGGTTGGGGGCTTTACTCTGAGTACTTAGGCATTGAAGCGGGCTTTTATCAAAGTCCTTATAGCCGATTTGGTCGTTTAACTTACGAAATGTGGCGAGCTGCTCGTTTAGTGGTAGACACCGGTATGCACATGTATGGTTGGAGCAGAGAGCGCGCTATGCAGTTTATGAGCGAAAATACAGCGTTGTCGTTACACAATGTGAAAACCGAAACCGATCGCTATATAACTTGGCCTGGCCAAGCACTGTCATACAAAATTGGTGAGCTTACGATTAAACGTTTACGTAAAGAGGCTGAGCAAGCTCTTGGGCAAAGTTTTGATATTAGGGAGTTTCACCATCAGGTATTACGCCATGGCTCTGTCCCTTTATCTGTTTTAGAGGCGCAAGTACGTTTATATATTAATGAAGAGTTAGCCAAACAGAAGAGTTAG
- the ubiE gene encoding bifunctional demethylmenaquinone methyltransferase/2-methoxy-6-polyprenyl-1,4-benzoquinol methylase UbiE, translated as MNETPEKTTHFGYKTVAENEKASMVADVFHSVAAKYDVMNDLMSFGVHRLWKRQTIASSGVRKGHHVLDLAGGTGDLTAKFSQLVGETGQVVLGDINSSMLKVGREKLHNLGLVGNIDYVQMNAEMLPFPDNSFDVITIAFGLRNVTDKDKALRSMYRILKPGGRLLVLEFSKPKHEALSKAYDFYSFNLLPTMGKLVANDSESYQYLAESIRMHPDQDTLKAMMDEAGFEQTTYQNLTGGIVALHRGFKY; from the coding sequence ATGAACGAGACCCCAGAAAAGACCACGCACTTTGGCTACAAAACCGTTGCTGAAAACGAAAAAGCATCAATGGTTGCAGATGTATTTCACTCTGTTGCGGCTAAGTACGATGTAATGAATGATTTAATGTCTTTTGGTGTCCACCGTTTATGGAAACGTCAAACTATAGCCAGTTCAGGCGTGCGTAAAGGCCATCATGTTCTTGACTTAGCCGGTGGTACAGGCGATTTAACTGCAAAATTTAGTCAACTGGTCGGTGAAACTGGCCAAGTGGTTTTGGGCGATATTAACTCATCTATGCTCAAAGTAGGTCGTGAAAAGCTTCATAATTTAGGCCTTGTAGGCAATATTGACTACGTACAAATGAATGCTGAAATGCTGCCATTTCCAGATAACAGCTTTGATGTGATCACCATCGCCTTCGGTTTACGTAATGTAACCGACAAAGACAAGGCGCTGCGCTCAATGTATCGCATACTAAAGCCAGGTGGTCGTTTGTTAGTATTAGAGTTTTCTAAGCCAAAACACGAAGCACTTAGCAAAGCGTATGATTTTTACTCGTTCAATTTACTGCCAACAATGGGCAAGCTAGTTGCTAACGACAGTGAGTCTTATCAATATTTAGCAGAGTCAATTCGTATGCACCCAGACCAAGATACGCTTAAAGCTATGATGGATGAAGCTGGGTTTGAACAAACAACGTATCAAAACCTAACAGGCGGAATTGTTGCCCTTCACCGTGGTTTTAAATATTAA
- a CDS encoding FMN-binding glutamate synthase family protein, with protein MNNFIMFSIDVFASLFIVFLGLLVLIVAVFYIRDVTQTKHAIRRNYPVIGRFRYFFERQGEFFRQYFFALDREEMPFNRAERSWVYRAAKNVDRTAAFGSTQSLEVTGTVMFMNCAFPTLDEEALAPSEITLGPYCQTPYSTNSLFNVSGMSFGALSKPAVRALSKGAKLAGCWMNTGEGGLSPYHLEGGADLVFQIGTAKYGVRDENGQLSIEKLKQIAAHEQVKMFELKMSQGAKPGKGGMLPGRKVNAEIAKIRGIPEGEDSISPNGHPEIKNPSDILDMIATVRNTTGKPTGFKAVIGAYGWLETLFAEINHRGIESAPDFITIDSADGGTGAAPQPLMDSVGLPLRESLPLVVNMLEKHGLRDRVKIIVSGKLIVPSKVAWALALGADFVVSARGHMFALGCIQAMQCNKDSCPTGITTHNERLQRGLNVADKAQRVANYNKYIHYGAGLIAHSCGVTSARELKREHVRIVQESGLSEPLDKIYENYK; from the coding sequence ATGAACAACTTTATAATGTTTAGTATTGACGTATTTGCGAGTCTATTTATTGTTTTTTTAGGCTTATTAGTTTTAATTGTGGCCGTTTTTTATATCCGCGATGTTACACAAACAAAGCATGCAATTAGGCGAAATTACCCTGTAATTGGACGCTTTAGGTATTTTTTTGAACGTCAAGGCGAGTTTTTTAGACAATACTTTTTTGCCCTCGACAGGGAAGAAATGCCTTTTAATCGTGCCGAACGTAGTTGGGTTTATCGCGCTGCAAAAAATGTAGACCGTACCGCGGCATTTGGATCTACACAAAGTTTAGAGGTCACAGGTACAGTAATGTTTATGAACTGCGCCTTCCCTACGCTTGATGAAGAAGCGCTTGCGCCAAGTGAAATAACGCTTGGTCCCTATTGCCAAACACCTTATTCAACCAATTCTTTATTTAACGTATCGGGAATGAGCTTTGGTGCGCTATCTAAGCCCGCTGTGCGTGCTCTTTCTAAAGGGGCAAAGCTCGCGGGTTGTTGGATGAACACGGGGGAGGGGGGCTTGAGCCCTTATCATCTTGAAGGTGGCGCAGATTTAGTTTTTCAAATTGGTACTGCTAAATACGGGGTACGCGATGAAAATGGCCAGCTCAGTATCGAAAAACTCAAACAGATTGCAGCACACGAGCAGGTTAAAATGTTTGAGCTTAAAATGAGCCAAGGTGCTAAACCTGGTAAGGGAGGCATGCTACCTGGGCGCAAAGTGAATGCTGAAATAGCAAAAATACGCGGTATTCCTGAGGGCGAAGATTCTATTAGTCCCAATGGGCACCCTGAAATTAAAAACCCCAGTGATATTCTCGATATGATTGCGACGGTACGAAATACCACAGGTAAACCAACTGGCTTTAAGGCCGTTATTGGTGCATATGGCTGGTTAGAAACCTTATTTGCAGAAATTAATCACCGTGGTATTGAGTCTGCTCCTGATTTTATTACCATTGATAGTGCTGACGGTGGAACTGGTGCTGCTCCTCAGCCCTTAATGGATTCTGTGGGATTACCACTTCGTGAAAGTTTACCGCTAGTAGTCAATATGCTTGAAAAACACGGACTGCGTGATCGTGTTAAAATTATTGTTTCGGGTAAGCTTATTGTGCCTTCTAAGGTTGCTTGGGCGTTAGCGCTTGGGGCCGATTTTGTTGTGTCGGCTCGCGGACATATGTTTGCATTAGGGTGTATTCAAGCAATGCAATGTAACAAAGATTCTTGCCCTACCGGTATTACTACTCATAACGAACGCTTGCAGCGCGGTTTAAACGTTGCGGATAAAGCGCAGCGAGTGGCTAACTACAATAAGTATATTCATTATGGCGCGGGGCTTATTGCTCACTCATGCGGTGTAACAAGTGCACGAGAGCTTAAACGCGAACATGTACGTATAGTTCAAGAAAGTGGCCTTTCGGAGCCATTAGATAAAATTTACGAAAATTATAAGTAG
- a CDS encoding GGDEF domain-containing protein: protein MAIAQEKMTQVCMFLERYALPPTPLNFQVVYTYVSQANLKLNKTLDRAISTDENIDGVLIEQLYFEFLNVGHNTQVSMIQNVDGVITSLSNNAQNTEKQISRFADQVSECVHSLDENNIEQSRQALNKLDKQTAELLAQHKKFKQELTRAKKLHERTQKQLSQLRKQHIIDSQTGLFKRHYLTQQTELWATQDKSICAIAIQIDNLAHFVDNFGDIIGEVILNKVAKQVQKYVMQSGLPGRTAKDQFTVLLADIDPETAILIAEKVRKGVEKLRFVSSKSGAKLPSINLSLGIAQHQQKEDFNQLAKKASHAAFKARSLGQSSFTAGQ from the coding sequence ATGGCTATTGCTCAAGAGAAAATGACTCAAGTGTGTATGTTCTTAGAACGCTATGCATTGCCGCCAACGCCCCTGAACTTTCAAGTTGTTTACACCTACGTTAGCCAAGCAAATTTAAAATTAAATAAAACATTAGATCGCGCTATTTCTACCGATGAAAACATTGATGGCGTATTAATAGAGCAACTTTACTTTGAATTTTTAAATGTCGGACACAATACGCAAGTGTCGATGATTCAAAACGTAGACGGCGTTATTACTTCATTGTCTAACAATGCGCAAAATACAGAAAAACAAATCAGTCGCTTTGCAGATCAAGTGAGTGAATGTGTTCATTCGCTTGACGAAAACAATATAGAACAAAGCCGCCAAGCACTTAACAAACTTGATAAGCAAACTGCTGAGTTACTCGCTCAACATAAAAAGTTTAAGCAAGAGCTAACGAGAGCAAAAAAACTACACGAAAGAACACAAAAACAACTTTCTCAACTTCGTAAGCAACACATTATAGATAGTCAAACCGGCTTATTTAAACGCCATTACTTAACCCAACAAACTGAACTATGGGCGACTCAAGACAAGTCTATTTGTGCCATTGCCATTCAAATCGATAATTTAGCGCATTTTGTTGATAACTTTGGCGATATTATTGGTGAAGTGATTTTAAATAAAGTGGCTAAACAAGTTCAAAAGTATGTAATGCAAAGTGGTTTACCGGGGCGTACCGCTAAAGATCAGTTCACTGTTTTATTAGCTGATATTGATCCAGAAACAGCAATTCTCATCGCTGAAAAAGTTCGTAAAGGTGTAGAAAAACTGCGTTTTGTAAGCTCAAAAAGTGGCGCAAAACTGCCCAGCATTAACTTATCGCTTGGAATCGCTCAGCATCAGCAAAAAGAAGACTTTAACCAACTGGCTAAAAAGGCATCACACGCGGCATTTAAAGCCCGCTCTCTTGGCCAAAGTAGTTTTACCGCCGGCCAATAA